The segment CAAGCTGAAAGAAGGATTTCTTGACTTATCTGGGGGTTCTATATAAATTTTGGGATTGAATATGAATTTTAATATTCATTACCTTTTTTTGGAAAGATCCTCCCGTCACCTTCGGTGACACCCCCCTTGTTAAGGGGGGTGTCCGCAGGACAGGGGGGATATTGACCTCCGGTAATGGGCTGGCGTACATGGAGTTCCTCTTCTGGGTCACATTATGAAAAAAATACTAACCATACTTGGCGCCAGACCCCAGTTCATAAAAGCTGCTGCGGTTTCACGGGCGCTGGCGAAGAGCTCGCTTCTTCACGAAGAAATCATCCATACCGGCCAGCATTTCGACCGGAATATGTCCGAGATTTTCTTCCGGGAGATGGGCATTCCCGAACCGGCGGCGAATCTTGGGATTTCCGGCGGCTCTCACAGCGACATGACCGCCCGCATGCTTCAGGCCATCGAGCAGGAACTGGTTGCACGAGAACCCGATTGCGTTCTTATATACGGCGACACGAACAGCACACTTGCCGGAGCTCTGGCTGGAGCGAAACTCATGCTTCCGGTCGCCCACGTGGAAGCCGGTTTGAGAAGTTTCAACCGCGCCATGCCGGAGGAACTGAACCGGATGGTCGCCGACCGCCTGTCTGTGCTCCTCTTCTGTCCATCTTCTGCGGCGGCGGATAACCTTCACCGGGAAGGAATCGGCGATGAAAAACGGAACGATACTCCCGGCGCCCCCTCGTTCGCCGACTCCCCGGAGGTATTGGTCACCGGCGATGTGATGGCGGACATGATCCGCATTTTCGGCGGGGAAGCTCAAAACCGCCACGGAGTGCTCGATGCTCTGGACATCGGGGACTGCCCATTTATCCTGGCTACCGTTCACCGCCCGGAGAACACCGATAATCCTGACAATCTCCGTTCCATCGCCCGGGCGTTCGAAATACTCTCCGGTCGGAAAACCCCGGTCATTCTCCCCCTGCACCCGCGGACCCTTCAGGCTGCCGCGAGATTGGGAATTGAGTTCCCTAACGGAGTGCATGTCATAGAGCCGCTGTCGTACCTCGACATGCTCGGTCTTACCGGAAAAGCTCAGTGCGTGATCACCGATTCCGGCGGCCTCCAGAAAGAAGCGTTCCTTCTGGGGCGGCCCTGTGTGACCATGCGCGCGCAGACCGAGTGGACGGAAACGGTGGATTCAGGATGGAATATCGTGGCCGGGGCAGACAGCGACCGTATTATCCGGGCATATGAAGAGATGTGCCGACGGATTACCGAATACAGGGAAATTCCCAGAGATGTGTATGGCGACGGACATGCTGCCGAGCGTATCGTCGAGGCGCTGGAAAACCGGCTTTACCGGTAGTGTAAAAAAAGGCCCTGTTGTTCAACAGGGCCTTTACGTTACAGAGAGATGCCGAAGCGTACTTACTTGAGCAGGGTCATCTTCATGGTTCTGGAGACATCCCCGGTTCTTACCGTGTAGAAATACACTCCTGCCGATTGTCTGACCGCGTTCCATTTCACTGAATGATTGCCCGCGCTCATGGTGGTGTTCACAACGGTGTCAACCTTCTGTCCCGCCGCATTGTAGATATCAACCGTCACTTTTCCGGCTTTGGCCAGGGTGAAGTTGATCGTGGTGGCGGGGTTGAAGGGGTTGGGAGTATTCTGCGCTACCGAGAAGGCTGACGGCGCGGCTTCTTCCACTCCGACTGCCTTGTTGGAAATCACACCCTTGATGGAATCATGGGCCACATACCAGACACCGCCCTGGTTAGCGGAGTCGGAGGATGCATAGTTGTCCGTATAGATACCGTCAAAAGCCGTTCCTGCATCGGAGAAGATCGACCAGCGCTTCCACTTGGCAGTCTCTGCGGCATAGGCCAGATATCCGATACCGGTGCCGTCGGGACCCAGGAGTCCGAAGGATACCGCTCCTTCGTCAAAGCTCGGCGATACGCTGAACAGGTTGTTGTCGGCGGAGAGATGGTAGGTGTAGGGGCCGGGACGGTAGTCATTGCAGGCCCACTTGGACCCGGCAGTCGGCTGATAGTTTTTGTCGAGGATATAATCGCCGTTTTCATTGGAAAAGAGGAAGAATGTATCCTTGGTTTCAGCAGCCGGATTGATCATCTGCTTGATACAGGAGCAATGGCAGTTCAGGAATATCATCCCGTTCCTCATCTCCAATCCATTCGGACCGCCGTTCATCTGCGATTTGGCATTCAGGTCGTTTAAATCGCTCCAGAAGTCGATCAAGCTCATTTTCCTGATGATGGAGCCGTCGGTGGCGTCGATGTAGATGAATTCGGACCGGGGTGCGGAATCATAATACGCCTGGTCGATCGTGTAGACTAGATCGCCGTCGGTGACGCAGCCGGGCTGACCGCGCGGGTCAGGATTGGACCAGGAGGTCAGGCCGTCAGTACCCCATGACATCACAAACTGTGAAACGCCGTTGGGCACATACTGCATTTTCCGCACTCCAGTGAGTTTCGCGGTTAAGCTGAGAACTTCAATATAGAAAAAGCTGAAGTTGTTGGGCTGAAAGCCGATTTGGGGGCCGTACGAATACCCTGTGCCAAGGGCGAAGGCGGTGGTTTCCAACAGTGCTGCGTTTACCGGGTCGCTGCCGATGGTCCATTTTTTCACTCCGCCGCGATCGTAGAAAAGCGGATTGGTCAGAGTCTTGCCGTCCGGGCCTTTTTCCTGGATGTGCGCCTGGGTACCCTGGGAACCGGACGCAATGGAAATGCTGCTGCATACCCTCTGCTTTTGACCTATGTTATCAAACGACCAGAGGTAGTAGGTATAATCGCCGGCAGGGACAAGATTACCGTCCTTGTTCTTCCCCTCCCATGAAATAAGGTTATTCTTTCCTACTGCATAATTGGCCAGCTTGGATACATAGATAGAGGTGTCTACCAGGTTCATGTAGTGCCATCCCAGGAATCCATTCCGGATTTTGCTGACCGAAGCAGCCTTGCCTTTGGTGTACACGCAGAGAATTACCCCGGCCGGCGTTCCGGCGACATCAAAGGGAATATCCAGTCTTTTGCCGTCAAATTGATAGAGTAGTGTCGCCGGAGCGCTCAGCTTGAGGAGCGTGGGCTGAAAATTGGCCGCATAGGCGACCGATACCAGAAACATACATGCGGTAAATAGAATACATACCTTTTTCATAGCTTACCCCTTTACCCTTTACATTGTTTGGTTACACTGTTCCTCCCCTAAAACATCCCGATAGATTGTGTACTTGTCTTTTACTCCTCCTTTCTACGGATACAAATAAATGATTTTGGTTATGTCGTTAAGTAAGCTAAAATGTTTTCATCCATAATGTTAATCCCCCCTACCCCCCTTATTAAGGGGGGAAAAAGAAAATTGTTCCTATTACAATGTAAACATTTATTTTGGATTTGACAGAACTCTCTCCCTAAATTCCCCCCTTAATAAGGGGGGATGCCGAAGGCAGGGGGGATTTTTAAAGACACAGGAGCACTCAATTTATCTTATTTACTGTATGTTGCTGACTTAACGACATAACCAAATAATATAAATTAGGTTATAAGTGCCTGCAAGACCTTTTTTATTCCCCCCAGGGAGCCCTGTTTATCCTCCGGAGGGCTGAAACTGATTCTCATCCCATTCTGAAATGAAAAATTCAGTATAACCGGAGATTTCCGGACTATCTTTTCCACAGACGCTCTGGTGACTTCGATGGTTTCAGGAATTGCCAAAACCACCTCATGACCCTGAGTGGAAATCTCCGTGATCCCTGCCTTTGCGGCAAAATGACGGATATAGGTCGAATCCAGCAGATTGAGCACCTGTTGAGGGGGCCGGCCGAACCGGTCTATCATTTCCTCCTCAATGGCTTTGACCTCGTTCAAAGAAACCGTTTCGGAGAGCCTCCGGTAGAACAGCACCCGCTCGCCGGCATCCGCGATATATTCCTCGGGAATATAGGTGTCAACCTTGATATTCATCTCAACATCGGGGGGGCGCTCCACTTTTTCGCCTTTCAGTTCAGCTATGGTTTCCTTTAACAGCTCATTGTAGAGATCAAAACCAACCGCAGCGATGAAGCCGGACTGTTCTGTGCCGAGCATATTTCCCGCGCCGCGGATTTCCAGATCACGCATGGCAATTTTGAAACCGCTTCCCAGGTCGGCAAATTCTTCGATAATTTTCAGGCGCTGACGGGCGATCTTGGTTATGGGAGCTTTTGGAGGCACCATCAGGTAGGCATAAGCCCTCCGATTGGACCTTCCCACCCTGCCCCGAAGCTGGTAAAGCTGGGACAGGCCGAAGGTATCGGAGCGATTGATGATGATGGTATTCACGCTGGGAATATCCAGCCCGTTTTCAATGATCATGGTGGAGACCAGGATCTGGAATTTGCCATGGTGAAAATCACGCATGATACTTTCAAGTTCCTTTTCCGGAAGCTGGCCGTGCGCGACCCCCAGGGTGACACTGGGCATCAGTGTTCGCAGATACGCCGCCATGCTGCTTATGGAGGACACCCGGTTGTGGACGAAAAACACCTGCCCGCCCCGGTCGATTTCCCGCATTATCGCTTCAACTACATATTTCTCCTCAAACGGAATGATTTCGGTATGAACGCTGTAACGGTCCCTGGGCGGTGTATTGATGAACGAGATATCCCGGGCGCCCAGAAGGGACATGTTCAGAGTCCTGGGAATCGGAGTGGCGCTCATGGAAAGCACATCCACATTGCGGCGGATTTTTTTTATGAGTTCCTTGTGCCGGACTCCGAACCGCTGCTCCTCGTCGATAACCAGGAGACCGAGATTCTTGAAATGCACATCCTTGGAAAGCAGGCGGTGCGTGCCGATTATAATGTCCACCTTCCCCTCGGCAAGCTTCTGAAGGATAGCTTTCTGCTCTGCGCTGCTCCGGAACCGTGATATGGTCTCGACCCTTACCGGGAAATCGGCAAACCGCTCCCGGAATGTTTCGTCATGCTGTTCGGCCAGAATGGTGGTGGGAACGAGGACAGCCACCTGCCTGCCGTCAAGGACAGCGCAATAAGCCGCCCGTATTGCCACCTCGGTTTTCCCGAAGCCCACATCGCCGCAGATGAGACGGTCCATGGGAGACGGGTTTTCCATGTCGGCGAGAACCTCATTCCAGGTCCGCATCTGATCGGGAGTCTCTTCGTATACGAAGGAATCCTCCATGGCTTTCAGCATATGTTCATCGGGTTTGAAGGCATGCCCGGGAAGAGCCTTCCGTTCGGCATACAGGCGGAGGAGGTCTTCCGCCATGCGCTGAATGGATTTTTTCGTCCTTGCCTTCAGGTTTTCCCAGGAAGTACCGCCCAGTTTGGTGATTACCGGCAGCACGCCTTCTTCCGAGGTATACTTTTTGATACGTTTAAGCTGTTCTACAGGCACAAAAAGCTGGTCGCTGTCCTTGTACCGGATGAAGAGGCAATCCTTTTCGACATCCCCGGCCCTTATTCGCCTCAAACCCATATACTTACCGATACCGTAATCCACATGCACTACGAAATCGCCCAGGTTTAATGCACGGTAATCTGTTATCGGCATCCCTTCTTTGAACTTCCGGTACCGCACCCGCCGCCGGTAGCGGCTGAAAATTTCATGGTCGGTCAGAAGGAAAAGGCCCGAGGAAGCATCGGTGAATCCCCCTGAAAGATGCGCGATCCCGATGGAGTAATATCCTTCGACCTCCTCCAAAAGCTCGTTCAGACGGTCGACCTGCCCCTTGTTGTCGCAGGCGATATGGCACGAGAGCCCTTTCAGGTGCGAGGATTGAATATCCTTTTTAAGCTCCTCCATACTCCCCTGATACTGACGGCATGAAGAAATAGAGAATTCGATGACTGGAGCGCCGGTGGGACGAAGCTCATGGTTTTCTACAAGGAGCATAGTTCCCAGACTGTCCATCAATTCCCGTGAGGAGGGATAAAAATATTTCGGAGGAGGAAGATCGGGATCATCCTGACGCT is part of the Candidatus Latescibacter sp. genome and harbors:
- the wecB gene encoding UDP-N-acetylglucosamine 2-epimerase (non-hydrolyzing); the protein is MKKILTILGARPQFIKAAAVSRALAKSSLLHEEIIHTGQHFDRNMSEIFFREMGIPEPAANLGISGGSHSDMTARMLQAIEQELVAREPDCVLIYGDTNSTLAGALAGAKLMLPVAHVEAGLRSFNRAMPEELNRMVADRLSVLLFCPSSAAADNLHREGIGDEKRNDTPGAPSFADSPEVLVTGDVMADMIRIFGGEAQNRHGVLDALDIGDCPFILATVHRPENTDNPDNLRSIARAFEILSGRKTPVILPLHPRTLQAAARLGIEFPNGVHVIEPLSYLDMLGLTGKAQCVITDSGGLQKEAFLLGRPCVTMRAQTEWTETVDSGWNIVAGADSDRIIRAYEEMCRRITEYREIPRDVYGDGHAAERIVEALENRLYR
- the mfd gene encoding transcription-repair coupling factor; translation: MNSIPELVFMLNSILKLFVQNASLPSLCESLAKSRRAVIHGLGGSSSAFLTACLSGVNVSAPDRSIIALLPSEEEAEAFREDIESILGASGVKYFPERDTGPFELADSHVEVRSQRVETLDSLERGWKGVVVATAGALHDPTTPPGMIELISLDVKKGMQIVFHDLVKSLISKGFKRQNTVTSAGQIAVRGGIVDIFPFGGEIPYRIEFWGDEIESIRTFSASSQRSLSPVEQFRIIPPDEFVTEAGINSSDERRMKSIEAEAGIDLSRIRDAISGEERPNGMEQYLHVVFGARASLVSYFSERDCALVFDPQRCMHEVERRLEHASIIWERQRQDDPDLPPPKYFYPSSRELMDSLGTMLLVENHELRPTGAPVIEFSISSCRQYQGSMEELKKDIQSSHLKGLSCHIACDNKGQVDRLNELLEEVEGYYSIGIAHLSGGFTDASSGLFLLTDHEIFSRYRRRVRYRKFKEGMPITDYRALNLGDFVVHVDYGIGKYMGLRRIRAGDVEKDCLFIRYKDSDQLFVPVEQLKRIKKYTSEEGVLPVITKLGGTSWENLKARTKKSIQRMAEDLLRLYAERKALPGHAFKPDEHMLKAMEDSFVYEETPDQMRTWNEVLADMENPSPMDRLICGDVGFGKTEVAIRAAYCAVLDGRQVAVLVPTTILAEQHDETFRERFADFPVRVETISRFRSSAEQKAILQKLAEGKVDIIIGTHRLLSKDVHFKNLGLLVIDEEQRFGVRHKELIKKIRRNVDVLSMSATPIPRTLNMSLLGARDISFINTPPRDRYSVHTEIIPFEEKYVVEAIMREIDRGGQVFFVHNRVSSISSMAAYLRTLMPSVTLGVAHGQLPEKELESIMRDFHHGKFQILVSTMIIENGLDIPSVNTIIINRSDTFGLSQLYQLRGRVGRSNRRAYAYLMVPPKAPITKIARQRLKIIEEFADLGSGFKIAMRDLEIRGAGNMLGTEQSGFIAAVGFDLYNELLKETIAELKGEKVERPPDVEMNIKVDTYIPEEYIADAGERVLFYRRLSETVSLNEVKAIEEEMIDRFGRPPQQVLNLLDSTYIRHFAAKAGITEISTQGHEVVLAIPETIEVTRASVEKIVRKSPVILNFSFQNGMRISFSPPEDKQGSLGGIKKVLQALIT
- a CDS encoding T9SS type A sorting domain-containing protein, with protein sequence MKKVCILFTACMFLVSVAYAANFQPTLLKLSAPATLLYQFDGKRLDIPFDVAGTPAGVILCVYTKGKAASVSKIRNGFLGWHYMNLVDTSIYVSKLANYAVGKNNLISWEGKNKDGNLVPAGDYTYYLWSFDNIGQKQRVCSSISIASGSQGTQAHIQEKGPDGKTLTNPLFYDRGGVKKWTIGSDPVNAALLETTAFALGTGYSYGPQIGFQPNNFSFFYIEVLSLTAKLTGVRKMQYVPNGVSQFVMSWGTDGLTSWSNPDPRGQPGCVTDGDLVYTIDQAYYDSAPRSEFIYIDATDGSIIRKMSLIDFWSDLNDLNAKSQMNGGPNGLEMRNGMIFLNCHCSCIKQMINPAAETKDTFFLFSNENGDYILDKNYQPTAGSKWACNDYRPGPYTYHLSADNNLFSVSPSFDEGAVSFGLLGPDGTGIGYLAYAAETAKWKRWSIFSDAGTAFDGIYTDNYASSDSANQGGVWYVAHDSIKGVISNKAVGVEEAAPSAFSVAQNTPNPFNPATTINFTLAKAGKVTVDIYNAAGQKVDTVVNTTMSAGNHSVKWNAVRQSAGVYFYTVRTGDVSRTMKMTLLK